A portion of the Malania oleifera isolate guangnan ecotype guangnan chromosome 3, ASM2987363v1, whole genome shotgun sequence genome contains these proteins:
- the LOC131151006 gene encoding uncharacterized protein LOC131151006 encodes MDSSRITLRPFKLADVDDFLSWASDDRVTRYLRWDSITSREEALNYLKEVAIPHPWRRSICLDDRSIGYVSVKPESGADRCRAHVGYAVAAEHWGQGIATAAVKMAVGKAFEEMPELVRLQALAEVDNQGSQRVLEKVGFMKEGLLRKYGFNKGKIRDLIMYSLLSTDKINSFVPIKSI; translated from the coding sequence ATGGACTCGTCGAGGATCACTCTCCGGCCTTTCAAGCTCGCCGACGTCGACGACTTCCTGTCGTGGGCCAGCGACGACAGGGTCACTCGGTACCTGAGATGGGACTCCATCACCTCCAGAGAAGAAGCCTTAAACTACCTCAAGGAGGTCGCCATCCCCCACCCGTGGCGCCGATCCATATGCCTGGACGACCGTTCCATCGGGTACGTCTCCGTCAAGCCTGAATCGGGCGCCGACCGGTGTCGAGCCCACGTCGGGTACGCCGTGGCGGCGGAGCACTGGGGGCAGGGGATAGCCACGGCGGCGGTGAAGATGGCCGTAGGCAAGGCGTTCGAGGAAATGCCCGAGTTAGTGAGGTTGCAGGCTCTGGCGGAGGTGGACAACCAGGGGTCGCAGAGGGTGCTGGAGAAGGTAGGATTTATGAAAGAAGGGCTGCTGAGAAAGTATGGCTTCAACAAAGGGAAGATTAGGGATTTGATCATGTATAGTCTCCTGTCAACTGATAAGATCAATTCATTTGTACCCATAAAAAGTATTTAA